In Ooceraea biroi isolate clonal line C1 chromosome 14, Obir_v5.4, whole genome shotgun sequence, the genomic window CAGCGGTGCATCGTGGTCTGGGGGTACATTTGACATTCGTCAGATCCACGCAACTTGATACGAACTGGACATGGCTGCAGCTCAGGAACATGCAGCTGGGTGGTAATGCCAATGCTGTTAGTTTtcatattcaataatattaatgttcttaTTTTTGTTGGAGGGGAGagtaaataaacaatttcgaTGAATACGTTCTATTAATTTCAAGTGTGTTATTGATTTTCAGAGAAAATTCTTTGCACAACACAATTGTCTCACGACCGATGCTCAGCAAAAGTACAATTCACGTGCAGCTTCGCTGTACCGGGACAAATTAGCACAGGCCTCTGCACAAGCGATGCGTCGTTACGGCAGAAAGGTATGACTAGAATACATCAATGTAGTAGTACCTAGGATACTTTAGTAGCCAGTATTAGACTTCCACTGTAATTATAAACGTGGTAATTATAGGTGTCTCTTCCTAcgtcaaaaaataaaacaatggtGAGCTGAGTAAATGTTTTGGCAAACAATTTGTTTAGAATTTTACTAACATCTGCTCATGACATCATCCTAAATTGCTTATTCTTTcatacatgcatatatgtgtatatgggACACTCTGTACATCGTTCTTCATGTATTCAATATCAATGCACAATGTTTCATGTACAGAGTAATTCATGTcacaaatacaattatttacaaaaattgaagatataacctataaaatataaagtcttTGTATCAAgagcttttttttaatatatcttcaAGTTTTGTAAATTACATCGGTCGGAAATACGAATggatcaccctgtataatcatCCACAATTgtttacatacatgtacagTTTTGATGTTAACGAGTTTCGTCCTTTTTCACGAGTATAATAAACTCATTGTGATAATGCTGTCTAATACAAGTAGGCATTGTTAATAGAATACAACatcgtaataatatttgtttcttttcgtTGCTGTACTTAACAGTCTGCGCAGGATGTCTCTAAAATGTTCATCCAAAAACTTTATCAATGTATTTTGTTGACCATCTCGAGGCAAAAATATACACAGATTCGCAAATGTACTTTTCACTTGCACATTGGTAAAGTTGAATTAAACGTTTTAAGAACGTCGTACTAATTGTTACCACTCATTTTTACAGTTGCACTTGGATGAAGGCACGGAAGCGGCATCGGAGGAGACAAGCGAGCTAGATTTCTTCAAGCAACACGAGACTTCGGGTTCGCACGAGAACGAGGCGACAATTCCAATAGAGGAAAAGGCATATCTCACACCCAACGCAGTGCCAAACAATGATAGTGTGGAGAAAAGTGCGTCAGAAACTGCTAATTGTTCGGAGCCTTCCGTAAAGCTTTTCGAATCTACCTCAAATATACAGGCTGAAAGGAAGCCCACTATAGGTGGCAGGACAGTGCAATCCAAGCGTCCCGGTGGTgtaagtttgatttttctaatgaaataataaatacgacGAAATTGCGTTGCGATTACAGCCTCGTTAATTTATCAGTTAGGAAAGAAAACCGGGAGCTTGGGCGCTCAGAGGGTCAAGACCAACTTTGATGAGTTGGAGAGAAGCGTCGCGGAGGCGTATAAACAGGCACAAGAGAAGAATAAAGAGATCACAAAAGAGGAGCAGGAGGATCTTGCCACGCGTCTGTCTCAGCGGTACGAACAGAATCTGAGTCAGCAGGCGAAGAAGATAGAAGAGAGGGCAAAGCACATGGATCCACTGAAGGCTACACAGGCGGAGCGACTTGGAATGGGATTCAGTGCACGAAGGTAAGAAGAATTTctgcgttttctctctctttatttcttcccctcttatttattaaattttattttaatttctgttttttctGCTAGTGGCGCGAGTCACTCCGCGCTCGGCGACATGAAGACGATAACGCAAGAGACGAGGCAAGACAAGATTATAACATCACCGGAACCGGTATCGGCAGAGGCGGATGTTTTCTTCAGCTTGGATGAGTTTTATTCAGTTTACGCCAACAGCAAGCCTTCTCGCGGTGAGGAGATTGTGGTTGTGGCGGAACCGGAGCCGCCTAAACGACTAGCTCCCTCGCTCCGAACCGCAAACACGAGGAATGATGTGAAAACCTCGGCCGCTGCCGAGGGGGAGGCTCAGAAAAAGTTTGGCAGCGCCAAAGCCATCAGTTCAGAGCAATATTTTCAAGACAGTACTTCCGATAATGCGGTAAGTTGAAATTGTAGACAATcaatattttgtaacaaaaaaaagtataatttgtaatttttatcagaCATTAACGGCGTACAGAGCAGGATTTCTCGATTAcaatcgtttcttttttcgcaataaattacataataaattttataacaaataaaatataaaatttccaaaCTTTTCAGTGGGAACGTAAAAACAACTTACGTCGCTTCGAAGGCTCGTCTAGCATCTCGTCGAGCGATTATTTTGGCACTGACAACTCGACGCCAACCTCGCCCACGTCTCTGTTATCTACGCGCTTGAGCGCTGGAAGAGCTGGCGTCGTAGATCTGGACGACGTACGAGAGAGCGTACGTCAAGGTATGAACAAGGTTGCTGGGAGACTTAGTTCACTTGCGAACGCGGCGGTCTCTTCTATACAGGATCGTTACGGACTCTAATTAAATGGAATGGAATCTATTGCATTTTATGAAGAATTGTTACAGCATTATCCCGGACCCCGATCTTGTCCATTGTTCAAGATTGTAAATAAAAGCTTATAATTGAGCTGTTCTCGCGTAACTTATTATTCTCAGGTGGACTGCGCGCAGaggcatatttatattttcatcagtaatgaataattaataatcgatatATAGCGCAAAtgaatacacacacacacacaaaatgtgtgtgtgtgtgtgtgcgtgcgtgcgtgtgtgtgtgtgtgtgtacacatacatacatacatacatacaatatgaaaattgtgcaatgaaaatataaatatattttataaatacttcTTTCTGGCC contains:
- the LOC105283257 gene encoding ADP-ribosylation factor GTPase-activating protein 2 isoform X1; its protein translation is MADSAPSKVDIEEIFKRLRAIPTNKACFDCNAKNPAWASVTYGVFLCIDCSAVHRGLGVHLTFVRSTQLDTNWTWLQLRNMQLGGNANARKFFAQHNCLTTDAQQKYNSRAASLYRDKLAQASAQAMRRYGRKVSLPTSKNKTMLHLDEGTEAASEETSELDFFKQHETSGSHENEATIPIEEKAYLTPNAVPNNDSVEKSASETANCSEPSVKLFESTSNIQAERKPTIGGRTVQSKRPGGLGKKTGSLGAQRVKTNFDELERSVAEAYKQAQEKNKEITKEEQEDLATRLSQRYEQNLSQQAKKIEERAKHMDPLKATQAERLGMGFSARSGASHSALGDMKTITQETRQDKIITSPEPVSAEADVFFSLDEFYSVYANSKPSRGEEIVVVAEPEPPKRLAPSLRTANTRNDVKTSAAAEGEAQKKFGSAKAISSEQYFQDSTSDNAWERKNNLRRFEGSSSISSSDYFGTDNSTPTSPTSLLSTRLSAGRAGVVDLDDVRESVRQGMNKVAGRLSSLANAAVSSIQDRYGL
- the LOC105283257 gene encoding ADP-ribosylation factor GTPase-activating protein 2 isoform X2 is translated as MADSAPSKVDIEEIFKRLRAIPTNKACFDCNAKNPAWASVTYGVFLCIDCSAVHRGLGVHLTFVRSTQLDTNWTWLQLRNMQLGGNANARKFFAQHNCLTTDAQQKYNSRAASLYRDKLAQASAQAMRRYGRKLHLDEGTEAASEETSELDFFKQHETSGSHENEATIPIEEKAYLTPNAVPNNDSVEKSASETANCSEPSVKLFESTSNIQAERKPTIGGRTVQSKRPGGLGKKTGSLGAQRVKTNFDELERSVAEAYKQAQEKNKEITKEEQEDLATRLSQRYEQNLSQQAKKIEERAKHMDPLKATQAERLGMGFSARSGASHSALGDMKTITQETRQDKIITSPEPVSAEADVFFSLDEFYSVYANSKPSRGEEIVVVAEPEPPKRLAPSLRTANTRNDVKTSAAAEGEAQKKFGSAKAISSEQYFQDSTSDNAWERKNNLRRFEGSSSISSSDYFGTDNSTPTSPTSLLSTRLSAGRAGVVDLDDVRESVRQGMNKVAGRLSSLANAAVSSIQDRYGL